In Rutidosis leptorrhynchoides isolate AG116_Rl617_1_P2 chromosome 2, CSIRO_AGI_Rlap_v1, whole genome shotgun sequence, one genomic interval encodes:
- the LOC139889379 gene encoding uncharacterized protein — MPLKKNPNTGMGAAQIEEMVAQRVAEVVANAEAGCAANTMNERIPEVANVQQRCNYKAFMGCKPQSFSGTEGPVGLMRWLEKIESVFKISECADNDRVKFASCTLLDRALTWWNSFAKSVGIDIAYNTPWEEFKKQTIDEYCPRNEIQRLETELWNLKLEGTDISGYTNRFLELALMFPTMVTPEYKRVERYIWGLSENIQGNVLSSKPEMIQSAIRIAHDLMAQIVRRQPINAKTDVKVTIEKRKWDGNQEDNFKKQGTTKVESSNSKYAGKKPYCSRCTKHYFSVCTIVCDRCKKQGHLSKNCRVHLSGNDKGDKNNQNVCFGCGQAGHFKKECLKAKKGETAKGRAFQITTKEAREDPELITGTFLLDNHLASILFDTGANISFIAKDFSVAINRPLTALNTRYAVELANGSFDVVIGMDWLSKNRVDTNCGEKSIRIPFDNGEELVIQGDKSKVNLNIISCMRARRYLNKGYPSILAYVKELKTKEIGLENVLVIREFPQVFLEDLSGLPPHRQVEFQIDLILGAALVAKSLIG, encoded by the exons ATGCCTCTGAAGAAAAATCCAAACACGGGAATGGGTGCTGCTCAGATTGAGGAGATGGTAGCTCAAAGAGTAGCTGAAGTGGTTGCTAACGCTGAAGCAGGATGTGCAGCAAATACCATGAATGAAAGGATACCCGAAGTGGCAAACGTTCAGCAACGATGCAATTACAAGGCATTTATGGGTTGCAAGCCCCAGAGTTTTTCAGGAACGGAAGGACCCGTAGGGTTAATGAGATGGCTTGAAAAAATAGAATCGGTATTCAAAATTAGTGAGTGCGCAGACAATGATCGAGTGAAGTTCGCATCATGTACTCTTTTGGATAGAGCCTTAACCTGGTGGAATTCTTTTGCCAAGTCTGTGGGTATTGATATTGCATAtaatacgccatgggaagaattcaagaaGCAAACGATCGATGAGTATTGCCCAAGGAATGAGATTCAAAGGCTAGAAACCGAGTTGTGGAACTTAAAGTTGGAAGGAACTGATATCTCAGGATATACTAATCGATTCCTCGAGTTAGCTTTAATGTTCCCAACCATGGTTACTCCCGAATATAAGAGAGTTGAGAGATATATTTGGGGTTTATCAGAAAACATTCAAGGAAATGTTTTGTCATCAAAACCAGAAATGATCCAAAGTGCTATTCGTATAGCGCATGATTTGATGGCGCAAATAGTGCGACGTCAACCAATCAATGCTAAGACGGATGTGAAGGTTACgattgagaagcgtaagtgggatggaaaccaaGAAGATAATTTCAAGAAGCAAGGAACTACCAAGGTTGAGAGTTCGAATAGCAAGTATGCAGGAAAGAAACCCTACTGCAGCAGATGCACGAAACATTATTTTAGTGTTTGTACTATAGTTTGTGATCGATGCAAGAAGCAAGGACATCTTTCAAAGAATTGTAGAGTTCACTTATCAGGGAATGATAAAGGCGATAAAAACAATCAGaatgtttgttttggatgtggtcaAGCAGGGCATTTCAAGAAAGAATGTCTTAAGGCGAAGAAGGGTGAAACGGCTAAGGGCCGAGCTTTTCAGATCACAACGAAAGAAGCTCGTGAGGACCCAGAATTAATCACGGGTACATTCCTCCTCGATAATCATTTAGCATCTATTTTATTCGATACCGGTGCAAATATAAGTTTTATAGCTAAAGATTTTAGTGTTGCGATAAATAGGCCTTTAACTGCCTTAAACACTAGATATGCTGTAGAATTGGCAAATG GAAGTTTcgatgttgttattggtatggattggttgtctaagAATCGGGTGGACACTAATTGTGGGGAAAAGTCTATTCGTATACCTTTTGATAATGGTGAGGAATTAGTAATCCAAGGAGATAAGAGCAAGGTGAACCTTAATATTATTTCTTGTATGAGAGCTCGAAGATATCTAAATAAAGGATATCCTTCAATTCTCGCGTACGTGAAAGAACTCAAAACCAAAGAGATTGGATTGGAGAATGTTCTAGTTATCCGAGAGTTTCCACAAGTATTCCTAGAAGATTTGTCAGGTCTACCTCCGCATAGACAAGTTGAATTCCAGATTGATTTAATTCTCGGAGCCGCACTGGTTGCCAAATCACTTATCGGTTAG